The following coding sequences lie in one Nycticebus coucang isolate mNycCou1 chromosome 20, mNycCou1.pri, whole genome shotgun sequence genomic window:
- the LOC128572525 gene encoding olfactory receptor 6F1-like — MDVTNQTTVTEFIFLGFLGAPSLQRTLFVLFLTLYLLSFTANALIIFIVLIDSRLQTPMYIYLVNLSFLEIWYTTATVPKLLATCLSQVVTISVFGCIVQYYFFFSMGATECILLAVMAYDRYVAICNPLRYSLLMSLQICLRFSAGSWIGGFVAPLLPTILISRLNFCGPQNINHFFCDSDPIFKLSCSDTYLVEALGYTCSSVVILTSFLLTMSSYGNIVVTIIRLSSREAQKKTFSTCASHLTVVTIYYGTIIFAYVRPPAKYNFTIGKVVSVFYCVVTPLVNPLIYTLRNKDVKKAFKKVLAEKRFLLARSKPEF; from the coding sequence ATGGATGTAACaaaccaaacaacagtgacagagTTCATTTTCCTTGGCTTTTTGGGTGCTCCTTCTCTGCAGCGCACATTATTTGTGCTATTTCTCACTCTATATCTGCTCTCCTTCACAGCAAATGCCCTCATCATATTCATTGTTTTGATTGATTCTAGACTTCAGACACCCATGTACATTTACTTAGTAAATTTGTCCTTCCTAGAAATCTGGTATACTACAGCCACAGTGCCTAAGTTGCTGGCTACTTGCCTCTCACAGGTTGTCACTATCTCCGTTTTTGGTTGTATTGTGCAGTACTACTTCTTTTTCTCCATGGGAGCTACAGAGTGTATTTTGTTGGCAGTGATGGCCTATGACCGATATGTGGCTATATGCAACCCTCTACGCTACTCACTACTCATGAGTCTTCAGATTTGCTTGCGGTTTTCAGCTGGATCCTGGATTGGGGGCTTCGTTGCCCCTCTCCTACCTACCATACTCATCTCGCGTCTAAATTTTTGTGGCCCTCAGAACATCAACCATTTCTTTTGTGACTCAGATCCCATTTTTAAACTCTCCTGCTCAGATACGTACTTGGTGGAGGCCTTGGGCTACACTTGTAGCTCTGTGGTCATTCTAACTTCTTTCCTTCTCACTATGTCCTCCTATGGCAACATAGTGGTCACAATAATCAGGCTATCTTCCCGGGAGGCTCAGAAGAAAACTTTCTCCACCTGTGCTTCCCACCTCACTGTAGTCACCATCTATTATGGCACCATTATCTTTGCCTATGTTCGCCCTCCAGCCAAGTACAACTTTACGATTGGTAAAGTGGTCTCTGTGTTTTACTGTGTGGTTACTCCATTGGTAAATCCTCTTATATACACCCTGAGAAACAAAGATGTAAAGAAAGCTTTCAAGAAAGTTTTAGCAGAAAAGAGATTTCTTTTGGCCAGAAGCAAGCCAGAGTTTTGA